The Edaphobacter acidisoli genome contains the following window.
CTTCTCTGGCATCTCAGTCCGCGCCTGAGAGCTGCGCCGGTTGCAACTCTTCTCCTCACTCTCTTAAACTTCAAGGGAGCGTCAAATCCCTACTGTGTTCCTGACTAATCCATCGCGGCTGTCCCGCCTTTCGCAGATCATCTCGTTTTGCCTCGCCACTTTCCTTGTTTCTGGAATGGCTACACTGCCTGCAGCAGCGCAGCAAGGCTCTTCGTCGTCGAGCAGCAGTAGCAGCGATAACCCGGCCACGGACAATACGCAGCCACCCCCGCCACGGATCGCGCAGCCCAACCCAGGAGGCTCTGCCGTCACGCTTGAGACCAGCGAGCCGCTCTTTTACATCGCTGCCGGACTCAATGCCTGCGGTTATGATGATGATCTCGCTGCCTCTGCTCCTATTCGTCTTAAGATCCGCGATGAGATCAATTCTGAGCTGGCCGTCTCCGCTGAGGCTCGCGAGAGCCGTGACACCCTCTGCAGTTATATCCGCGAACACGCGCTCAACGATCGCGGCCTGAACCTCGCCCAGTATGTCTCGCTCGCACTCTATCTGAGCCCGCCGCCAGAACTTTCCCCTACCGTCAGCGAATTACAACTTCCGCCTGACTCTACTCAGGTCGTCAACGTTTTGCCGCTACTTAGGAAGTTCGCCGAAGACGTTCACCTTAACGCACTCTGGGTAAACCATCACGCTGATTACGAGGCACTGACGGCGCGCATTCATGACCCACTTACCCACATGGTGCTGAACACAAACATCTATCTTGGAATGCCAGTTTCCAGCTACGATGGCCGCCGCTTTCTAGTCCTGATGGAACCACTGCTTGCCCCATCGACGACGAATGCGCGTATCTATGGCAGCGACTACATCGCCGTCGTCTCGCCTGCAGGAGAGCCGCTCGGCGCAATTCACATGGACGAGGTTCGCCATACCTATCTTCACTATGAGATCGAGCCATTGGTCTACTCGCGAGCGCAGGCCATGAACCGCCTGATGCCTCTGCTTAAGACAGTGCAGGATGCGCCAATTGAGTTCAATTACAAATCCAATATCTCCGCGCTCCTCGCTGAGTGCCTCATCAAGGCAACCGAGGCGCACATTATGGATGTCGGCCTCGTCAAACCCCAGCGCCCAGCAGGCGTCGGCTCGCGCCCTGCCGAACTTGCACGCTACGACTCTGAGATGAGCGCCTACAACCGCCAGGCAGAAGCGATCAGGCGCAACACCGTCAACCTCGACATGCGTCAGGGATGGGTGCTCACGGGATACTTCTACGAGAAACTTGGCGCCATGGAAAAAGAATCCATCAGCCTGAACGACGATGTTGGTGAGATGGTTTATGGCATGGACGTCGACCGCGAGGTCCACAGCGCCCGGCAGATTTCCTTCCTGCCTCAAGGCAGTCAAGAAATCGTCCGCCGCTCCCCCGCTCAACTCACCGGCATTCGTCTCGGCGAGATGAAGATGCTCAAAGGCGATCTCGACGGGGCCGAGACAATTGCCAAAACGGCGCTTGCAGATCCCAACGGTGACCACGCTCAGGCGCACTACCTAATGGCGCGGCTGGACCTGATGCAGAGTGAACCGGAGGCAGCCGTCAAGGACTTTCAAGCCACAATTGCCGCATCAAAAGATCCGCGCACTCTCGCCTGGTCGCACATTTATCTTGGCCGTCTGTACGACGTCCTGCCAGATCGGGAAAAAGCCCTTGCCGAATATCGTGCCGCACTCGCTGTTCGCGACTCGCAGCCCGACACCAAAGCCGCTGCGGAACAGGGCCTGAAGCAGCCGTTTTCTCCTCCAGGAATGAAGCAGAACACGCAGTCCGATGATGACGATACTCCACTCGACCCAAGCGGCAAGGCGGAGAAAGACGCCTACCGCCCGCCTCCGTCCAAGTAATCAACCGGACAAACTCTTTCCGTCCGGTTACATTAATTGCAGGGGGTGAGAGTGACGACGCGCCGCCAAAAAACCGGAAAAGCGCAATCAAAGCACCAGGAGTTCTTCGGCTATCGTTTTGAGCGTCCAGAGTTGCTCACCTGGGCGCTGACGCACCGCTCGCTTGTCTACGAGACCAAGCCCGAGACCCTGCCAGACCCCGCATCCGACAACGAACAGCTCGAGTTCGTTGGCGATGCTGTACTCGGACTCGCCGTAGCCGAATCCCTCTTCCGCCGCTTCCCCAACTCCCGTGAAGGCGAACTGACGCGTCTACGCGCGTCGCTCGTCAGCCGCCGCCATCTGAGTACTGTGGCCGCCACCATCGATCTCGGCACGATGCTACGCCTTGGCCGCGGAGAAGAGCAGAGCGGAGGACGTAAGAAACCGGCTCTGCTGGCCAATGCGCTTGAAGCAGTGATTGCTGCGCTCTATCTCGACGGCGGTCTTCCCGCTGCGCGTACTTTCATCGAGAAATACATCGTCGAACCCACCGTTCCTGAACTGAAACACGCGATCAAGGCAGCGGACACCTTCTCAGGCGCAATTGGCGACCACAAATCCGCCTTACAGGAGCATCTTCAGGCCAGCGGCTCAGGCCAGCCAGAGTACGTCCTGACCGCTCAAAGCGGACCGGATCATCAGAAGCGCTTCCGCGTGGAGGTACGCATCGCCGACGGTTCAGGTGGCACCATCCCACTGGCGGAGTCCGAAGGCACCACCAAAAAGCAGGCCCAACAGGAGGCGGCGCGACTCGCCTTCGCCCGGCTCGTTGCCGAGGAGTCGGCACGCAAGCAGACATCGTACCGTGAGAGGTCGAGGTGAGCACCTCCGGCGTCCAACCCGATCCCGTGCAACTCCAGACCGCGCCCAATACGTCTCCCACTGAGCCTGCAGCCAAGACAGGAGTCCTGCACACCATCCAGGCCCTGCTCTACATCATCGTCATCGCCATCTTCATTATCACTTTTACGGTGCAACCCTTCCGCATTCCATCGGCTTCAATGGAGCCGACTCTGCTCGTCGGCGACTTCCTGCTAGTGACCAAGGAGAGTCCTTCGACTGACACTTCCAACGGCGTCTTCGCCCCAGACCACATCCATCGCGGCGACATCATCATCTTCTACTACCCAATCAACCCCTCGATGCATCTGGTAAAGCGCGTCGTCGGTATTCCTGGCGACCATCTCAAGCTTCGTGGCGGCCACGTCTACATCAATGACAAACCACTCAGCGAGTCCTACGCTGTCTACCGGCCAACCCCTCCAGATAACTTCCGCGACAATTTCCCCCGCATGCAGAGCGCAGACCCGACCATCGATTCGCGCTGGTGGATCCGCATGAGGAATCTCATCGATGATGGGGAACTCATCATCCCCGCCGGCAACTACTTCGTCCTGGGAGACAACCGCAACGACAGCGAAGATAGCCGCTATTGGGGCTTCGTTCCACGGGCAGACATCGTAGGCAAGCCACTGATCATCTATTTCTCCCTCCGCGAGATCAGTGACGACCCGCTCGCAGTTCCCGTCGATTCCATTGTCCCTGCTGGACATCGTCCCAGCGCTTTCGACCTGCTCACCAGTTTCGCCCGCTGGGGCCGCACCTTCCAAATCGTCCGCTAGAAGCGGGCATGGAACCCACCCTCATTCAGCGATACACTGTTTCAAGACCCTTCGGAGAACGCGCGCGAATGAATCCAACCGAAACTGAGCAGCAAGACCAGGCGGCCCACGCAAACCAGTCGGAGACCCCGCTCGAATCTCTTGCCTCCATCTGCGGCGTGCTCGTAGTCTTTCTGTTTGTCACCACGTTCATATTTCAGAACTTCGAGATTCCATCGGGCTCAATGGAAAAGACACTGCTCATCGGCGACCATGTTCTCGTCGATCG
Protein-coding sequences here:
- a CDS encoding tetratricopeptide repeat protein, giving the protein MATLPAAAQQGSSSSSSSSSDNPATDNTQPPPPRIAQPNPGGSAVTLETSEPLFYIAAGLNACGYDDDLAASAPIRLKIRDEINSELAVSAEARESRDTLCSYIREHALNDRGLNLAQYVSLALYLSPPPELSPTVSELQLPPDSTQVVNVLPLLRKFAEDVHLNALWVNHHADYEALTARIHDPLTHMVLNTNIYLGMPVSSYDGRRFLVLMEPLLAPSTTNARIYGSDYIAVVSPAGEPLGAIHMDEVRHTYLHYEIEPLVYSRAQAMNRLMPLLKTVQDAPIEFNYKSNISALLAECLIKATEAHIMDVGLVKPQRPAGVGSRPAELARYDSEMSAYNRQAEAIRRNTVNLDMRQGWVLTGYFYEKLGAMEKESISLNDDVGEMVYGMDVDREVHSARQISFLPQGSQEIVRRSPAQLTGIRLGEMKMLKGDLDGAETIAKTALADPNGDHAQAHYLMARLDLMQSEPEAAVKDFQATIAASKDPRTLAWSHIYLGRLYDVLPDREKALAEYRAALAVRDSQPDTKAAAEQGLKQPFSPPGMKQNTQSDDDDTPLDPSGKAEKDAYRPPPSK
- the rnc gene encoding ribonuclease III is translated as MTTRRQKTGKAQSKHQEFFGYRFERPELLTWALTHRSLVYETKPETLPDPASDNEQLEFVGDAVLGLAVAESLFRRFPNSREGELTRLRASLVSRRHLSTVAATIDLGTMLRLGRGEEQSGGRKKPALLANALEAVIAALYLDGGLPAARTFIEKYIVEPTVPELKHAIKAADTFSGAIGDHKSALQEHLQASGSGQPEYVLTAQSGPDHQKRFRVEVRIADGSGGTIPLAESEGTTKKQAQQEAARLAFARLVAEESARKQTSYRERSR
- the lepB gene encoding signal peptidase I, yielding MSTSGVQPDPVQLQTAPNTSPTEPAAKTGVLHTIQALLYIIVIAIFIITFTVQPFRIPSASMEPTLLVGDFLLVTKESPSTDTSNGVFAPDHIHRGDIIIFYYPINPSMHLVKRVVGIPGDHLKLRGGHVYINDKPLSESYAVYRPTPPDNFRDNFPRMQSADPTIDSRWWIRMRNLIDDGELIIPAGNYFVLGDNRNDSEDSRYWGFVPRADIVGKPLIIYFSLREISDDPLAVPVDSIVPAGHRPSAFDLLTSFARWGRTFQIVR